From a single Calonectris borealis chromosome 19, bCalBor7.hap1.2, whole genome shotgun sequence genomic region:
- the LOC142090749 gene encoding uroplakin-3b-like protein 1 codes for MLPLLLLLLATAHGLEKVPYKPTLAGSPLGGLTTASTFVLEQPRCVFTDVASDAVIWLVVAVPEAVNTFNNSVEPGTPERDFHDFPTSTLAYMTLNTTNVNYPCPPSAPGEITVLRVGSETSCAGDTKRPTCNGPLPGPGPYQVKFLALNDSGPVAESKWSDPIMLKTAKPPGSIPVMGSGHSAGMIALTSILSILFAILLAGLVAMLVFWGSDACGGSSTFSKPEAVTVQRYNTHHVYDQPAARL; via the exons ATGCTcccgctgctcctcctgctcctggcGACGGCCCACGGCCTGG AGAAGGTCCCGTACAAACCGACCCTGGCCGGATCCCCCCTGGGGGGCCTGACGACCGCCTCCACCTTCGTGCTGGAGCAGCCCCGCTGCGTCTTCACCGATGTGGCAAGCGACGCCGTCATCTGGCTGGTGGTGGCCGTCCCCGAGG ccgtaAACACCTTCAACAACAGCGTGGAGCCGGGGACCCCCGAGCGGGACTTCCATGacttccccaccagcaccctcgCCTACATGACCCTCAACACCACCAACGTCAACtacccctgcccccccagcgcccccggGGAGATCACGGTGCTGCGCGTCGGCAGCGAGACCAGCTGCGCCGGGGATACGAAGAGACCCACCTGCAAcggccccctgcccggccccgggccgTACCA ggTGAAGTTCCTCGCCCTGAACGACTCCGGGCCCGTGGCCGAATCAAAGTGGTCGGACCCCATCATGCTGAAGACAG CCAAGCCGCCCGGCAGCATCCCGGTGATGGGCAGCGGGCACAGCGCCGGCATGATCGCCCTCACCTCCATCCTCTCCATCCTCTTCGCCATCCTGCTGGCCGGCCTGGTGGCCATGCTGGTCTTCTGGGG ctctgACGCCTGTGGCGGCAGCAGCACCTTCAGCAAGCCGGAGGCGGTGACGGTGCAGCGGTACAACACCCACCACGTCTACGACCAGCCGGCCGCCCGGCTCTga
- the UPK3B gene encoding uroplakin-3b, protein MATARTGPEVTDPLVKAEPCPEALVPAAISPPSWEIRDVAVLRGSASSWDQHVLDQQRALLPYVPRVPPAALPGKLTATTFALERPCCVFDPHANASDTVWLVVAFANASAAFRNPPSRADVPPYERLPTAHSYMTLETAAAAYACSAPSPAVLRVGGDTACGDQCGRDPCNGPLPSPGPYRVKFLLMGCHGPKAETRWSDPILLRRARSPSTINPAPARRSSDVVVIASILASLGAVLAAAVLCAVGYGGCAPVAHSCHERGSSLHASPVGARA, encoded by the exons ATGGCCACAGCCAGGACTGGTCCTGAGGTGACAGACCCCCTTGTGAAGGCAGAACCTTGCCCTG AGGCCCTGGTGCCAGCTGCCATTTCACCTCCTTCCTGGGAGATCCGGGACGTGGCCGTGCTTCGTGGCTCGGCATCCTCCTGGGACCAGCACGTCCTGGACCAGCAGAGGG ccctgctgccctacGTGCCCCGCGTGCcccccgcggcgctgccggggaaGCTCACCGCAACCACCTTCGCGCTGGAGAGGCCCTGCTGCGTCTTCGACCCCCACGCCAACGCCTCCGACACCGTCTGGCTGGTGGTGGCTTTCGCCAACG CCTCGGCCGCCTTCAGAAACCCCCCATCCCGGGCCGATGTGCCCCCGTACGAGCGGCTGCCCACCGCCCACTCCTACATGACGCTGGAGACGGCGGCGGCCGCGTACGCCTGCTCGGCACCGAGCCCGGCCGTCCTGCGCGTCGGGGGTGACACGGCGTGCGGGGACCAGTGTGGCCGGGACCCCTGCAATgggcccctgccctccccagggcccTACAG ggtgaagttcctgctgatgGGCTGCCACGGCCCCAAAGCGGAGACGAGGTGGTCTGACCCCATCCTCCTGCGGAGAG CCCGCAGCCCGAGCACCATCAACCCCGCGCCCGCGCGCCGCAGCAGCGACGTGGTGGTCATCGCCTCCATCCTCGCCAGCCTGGGGGCCGTGCTGGCCGCGGCGGTGCTCTGCGCCGTGGGGTACGGGGGCTGCGCG CCTGTTGCCCACTCGTGCCACGAGCGTGGCAGTTCTCTGCACGCCTCGCCGGTGGGCGCTCGGGCATAG